GATTGGCGGTGTATACCGTGAGATGGTTTATGATAATATGCGGGTTGCAGTAGCAAGGTTTGCAGGTAATCATGAGAAAGAGCCCACTCGCGCTTTACTGGAGCTTAGAGGTCATTATCAGTTTACTCACCGCTTTACCAACTTCTATCGCGGGAATGAGAAAGGTCACGTAGAGCGCAGCGTGGAGTACGTGCGCCGTAAAGCCTTTGCTCCCAAAGATGATTTTAACTCTGCCCATGAAGCTCAACGGTGGCTTGATTCCACTTTAGAGAGGCTTAACGGGGTTAAACAGCAGGGTACGGGCAAGAGTGCCAATATGCTTCTGGAGGAAGAGAGAAGAGTTCTGGGCAAACATCCGGTATCAGTGATGATTTGCAGTGAACAGATCCAGCTAAGAGCAGATAAATATGCAACCGTCAGCCATCAGGGCAACCGTTACTCTGTACCCGATCATCTGGTAGGCCTGTTTGTTGATGTGAGCATCAGAAGCAGAGAGGTATATATCTTCTTTGAAAATAAACGGGTTGCCATTCATTCCCGTAGCTACAAGCCTCATGACTGGGTAATTGATATAGAACATTACCTTGGCACATTCAAGAAAAAGCCGGGAGCTCTTGCCGGAAGCAAGGCTCTGGCAGACAATAATTATCTGAGAGATCTTTATCTCAACTTCTTCCAGGATGAGCCTCGTGAGTTTATTGAACTGTTATCTTACTGCCGTGAACAGATGGTTAGTGAAGAGAAGCTGGAAGAATCAGTAAAGCGATTACTTGGCACCTGTGCTGACAATGTTACTGTCGAGAGGCTGCTAGCTCTTATTGGTAACAAGCATCCTGTAACACCAATAACAGAGACCACAGATAATATAGCCATTAAAGCTAAAGAACAACTAACCTGGATTACCCAATTAATGCATCAAACAAACAACAATGGACAATATAAATCAGCAAATAGCAGAATATAGCAAAGCTCTCAGACTGCCTGTTTTCAGACGAGATTACAAAGAGCTTGCAGCAGAGGCTGCTAAAGAGAGGATCGATTATGAAGAGTACCTTCTAAGACTCATGGAACGTGAGTGGGAAGTTAAGCAGGAGAACCGTAAAAAAGCTCAGATAAGGAATGCCAGGTTCCCTTCCAAAATGTATCTGACTAACCTTGAGCGAGATCAATTGCCACAGGGTGCAAAGGAAAAACTGCCTCTGCTTGAAAGACTGGATTTTATAGCATCATCACAAAATGTGATACTAT
This genomic window from Dysgonomonadaceae bacterium zrk40 contains:
- the istA gene encoding IS21 family transposase, with protein sequence MYTKQEIIISSYRDGKSQRTIARELQISRKTVNKYIQEYEATLESSDCKETAGALFLSGNPVYKMTVPRGKLKLTNDVQEFIDKLLSKNKEKLEQGLQKQLMKKKDIHDALLDHGFDVGYTTLCNYIRLKEKQQSSKEAYIRQAYAPGDICEFDWGEIKLLIGGKRTSLQLAVFTSAYSNWRYAFIYNRQDTLAFMEAHTRFFEKIGGVYREMVYDNMRVAVARFAGNHEKEPTRALLELRGHYQFTHRFTNFYRGNEKGHVERSVEYVRRKAFAPKDDFNSAHEAQRWLDSTLERLNGVKQQGTGKSANMLLEEERRVLGKHPVSVMICSEQIQLRADKYATVSHQGNRYSVPDHLVGLFVDVSIRSREVYIFFENKRVAIHSRSYKPHDWVIDIEHYLGTFKKKPGALAGSKALADNNYLRDLYLNFFQDEPREFIELLSYCREQMVSEEKLEESVKRLLGTCADNVTVERLLALIGNKHPVTPITETTDNIAIKAKEQLTWITQLMHQTNNNGQYKSANSRI